The genomic window TGATGCGCGAGTTCAGCGTGGAAGCGAATGTAGGTAAGCCCCAAGTCGCGTACCGCGAGACCATCCGCAAAAAGAGCGAAGCCGAAGGCAAATTCATTCGCCAGACCGGCGGTCGCGGGCAGTACGGTCACGTGAAGATTCGTTTGGAACCGCAGGAACCAGGTGGCGGCTACGTATTTGAAAACGAGATCGTCGGCGGGTCAGTCCCCAAGGAATACATCAAGCCGGTGGACCAGGGCATTCGCGAGGCAATGGAAGGCGGGATCCTGGCCGGGTACGAAATGGTCGACATGAAGGCCATCCTCTACGACGGTAGCTACCACGATGTGGACTCCAGCGAAATTGCATTTAAGATCGCGGGCTCCATGGCGTTCAAAGAAGCCGCGCGAAAGGCCAGCCCGGTGTTGTTGGAGCCGGTGATGTCGGTTGAGGTAGTGGTGCCGGAAGATTTCGCGGGCGCAATTATGGGCGATCTGAGTTCGCGTCGGGGCCGCATTGAAGGCATGGAGCACCGTGCCGGCTCGCAGGTAATCAAGGCCATTGTGCCGTTGGCGGAAATGTTCGGATACGCCACGCACATGCGCTCTTCCACTCAGGGTCGAGCGACTTACTCGATGCACTTCGCCCGCTATGAAGAAGCCCCCCGCTCGGTGGCGGAGGAAATCATCGCGCGTGTGCAAGGGAAAACAGTTTCGAAGTCTAATTAGACTCATTTCACAGAAAGCGTACGGAGATAGGCAATGGCGAAAGAGAAATTTGAACGGAATAAGCCGCACGTGAACGTGGGGACGATCGGGCACATCGACCACGGGAAGACGACGTTGACGGCGGCGATCACCAAAGTGCTGTCGAAGCACAACCCGAAGGTGGCGTTCCGCTCGTTCGATTCGATAGACAACGCGCCCGAGGAGCGGGAGCGGGGGATCACGATCGCGACGGCGCAC from Terriglobales bacterium includes these protein-coding regions:
- a CDS encoding GTP-binding protein, translated to MAKEKFERNKPHVNVGTIGHIDHGKTTLTAAITKVLSKHNPKVAFRSFDSIDNAPEERERGITIATAH